The Lysobacter gummosus sequence TTCACCAGGGTGCCGATGCGGCCGTAGAACTTGCCGTCGTAGTGCTTGTCGTAATCCTGGTAACCGGCGAAGGCATAGCCTTCCCAGCTCGGCGCCAGCGAGCCGCGCACGCCGGCTTCGACGCTGCCGCCCTTGAGCTTGTCGCTGTAGCCGTAACCGTAGTCCGACTTGGCCTGCTCATAGGCGATGCGGGTGACCAGATCCACGCGCTTGCTCAGCTCGTGGTTGTAGCCCACGCCCACGCGCCAGGTGTCGACGTCGAAGCCCGGAACGCGAACCAGGCCGCCGTTGAAGGGGTAGTTCCACGAATCGGTTTCCTGCTTGCTGTAGTTGCCGAAGACATGGAAGTTCGGCAGGAACGCGTAGGAACCGCCGATCGCCCAGCCGTCGGAATCGGCCTGGCTGTACTTCGCATCGGTCTTGGCGTAACCGGCTTCGGCGTAGTTGTACGAGATGCCTTCCGCGGCCGAAGCAGTGAACGGCAGCGCGGCGGCGAGGGTGAGGGCAAGCAATGCACGCTTCATAAAATTATTAACCTCTTATTGGTCTTATTCCGGCTCCACGCGCCTCGGGGATAAGGCGTCCATGTGGATTCGGTGAGCGCAGTATCGTGATCGCGCTTCAATCGAACCTGAATTTCTCCGAGTTTTTTACAGGAACTAAACGTTCTGTTTACGGTAGCTGGAGTTTGTTCTAGGCCGGAAGTCACGGATTTTTTCCGCAATCGAAATCGAAATGCGCGGCAGTCTTGCTCGCGGCTGAATATTCAAGCGAACACGATCGGCAAGATTGCGATGCGAAGCCCGATGCAGCGCAAGAAGCGGATAGTTGTCACTACCGCTTGCGTCGATGATGGCCTGAATTTCCGCGCAGGCCTGTGTATGAACGCAAACGCAACGAAACCGATCGGCGCGCTCACGCCCGCGCAAAGACCGTGCGATTCGATCATCGAGCGTATCGAAAACTTCGATTGGACCGAGGTCGCCGCGCAACTCGATGCGTCCGGCCGCGCGTTGTTGCCCGGATTGCTGAACGAAGATTCGTGCGCGGCGATCGCGCAGGCCTACCACGACGACGCGCGCTACCGCAGCCGCGTGGTGATGGCGCGGCACGGCTTCGGCCGCGGCGAATACCGTTACTTCCGTTATCCGCTGCCGGACACGGTGCAGACCTTGCGCGAGAGCTTGTATCCGCGCCTGGCGCCGATCGCTTCGCGCTGGAACCGGCAGATGGGCGTGGCGGTGGAGTATCCGCAACGGCTGGATGAATTCCTCGCGCGTTGCCATGACGCCGGCCAGACCCGGCCGACGCCGCTGCTGTTGCGGTACGGCGAGGGCGACTACAACTGCCTGCACCAGGACTTGTACGGCGAGCATGTGTTCCCGCTGCAGGTCGCGATCCTGCTGTCGCAGCCCGGCCGCGATTTCGACGGCGGCGAGTTCGTGCTGACCGAACAGCGGCCGCGCATGCAATCGCGCGTGGATGTGGTGCCGCTGCATCAAGGCGATGCGGTGGTGTTCGCCGTGCATCAACGCCCGGTGAGCGGCGTGCGCGGGCATTACCGGGTCAATCTGCGCCATGGCGTCAGCCGCCTGCACGCCGGCCAGCGGCATACGCTCGGGGTGATTTTCCACGACGCCAGTTGAGCGCGCGCCGCCGCAACGCCGAAGCGCGCGCGTCGCGGCCATGGGCTTCGCGCGCCGGCGTTTGATTCAATTTCGAATCGATCCGGACTGACCGCCCGCGCGCCGTCGCGGCGTTGGCTATGGAGTCGCGGCCCGACTCGATGGAGTGCGAGCGCGCCGCGAATACCGCGACCGGAGTGCGTCGCGGCGCGCGCATGCCTGCGTCGCGCCGCCGCGTCCGCGCGCCCATGGACGCAAGGTTTATCAAGGAGCACGCACATGGCTTTGCAGGATCAGGCCTACATCCGCCGCGAGTTGGATTTCCCCGGCGCGGTGACTCAGGGCGCCGGCGGCGCGGCCGTCAAACGGATCCAGGAATGGCTCGGCTATCACGGCAACGGCACGCCGATCGACAGCAAGTTCGGCCCGGCAACCGATCGCGCGATCCAGGCCTTCGCCACGCGCAAGCAGATCGCCTACGCCGGCAGCATGACGCCGGCGGTGTGGGCGGCGCTGACCGAGC is a genomic window containing:
- a CDS encoding diffusible signal factor-reguated Ax21 faimly protein; translation: MKRALLALTLAAALPFTASAAEGISYNYAEAGYAKTDAKYSQADSDGWAIGGSYAFLPNFHVFGNYSKQETDSWNYPFNGGLVRVPGFDVDTWRVGVGYNHELSKRVDLVTRIAYEQAKSDYGYGYSDKLKGGSVEAGVRGSLAPSWEGYAFAGYQDYDKHYDGKFYGRIGTLVKFNQNWGITADAKFIDGGEKEFFVGPRFSF
- a CDS encoding 2OG-Fe(II) oxygenase, producing MNANATKPIGALTPAQRPCDSIIERIENFDWTEVAAQLDASGRALLPGLLNEDSCAAIAQAYHDDARYRSRVVMARHGFGRGEYRYFRYPLPDTVQTLRESLYPRLAPIASRWNRQMGVAVEYPQRLDEFLARCHDAGQTRPTPLLLRYGEGDYNCLHQDLYGEHVFPLQVAILLSQPGRDFDGGEFVLTEQRPRMQSRVDVVPLHQGDAVVFAVHQRPVSGVRGHYRVNLRHGVSRLHAGQRHTLGVIFHDAS